One Argiope bruennichi chromosome 5, qqArgBrue1.1, whole genome shotgun sequence DNA segment encodes these proteins:
- the LOC129968322 gene encoding uncharacterized protein LOC129968322 has protein sequence MENGLIASKCVCPVCGENMKLIDLGNRIDGKIWRCRKKGLNPHHIKRSVRKGSWFDKSHLDLGTILCLTYMWLNRMRRESIVNDLNVSPRTVTDWMNFCRGVCEDACLAFDGKIGGVGKIVEIDESKFGKRKYNRGKRVEGKWVFGGIVRYTNDCFFEVVPERSTEVLLEIIKRRILLGSTIISDCWSSYKCLENEGFQHLTVNHSLTFKDPETGAHTNSMEGTWSAVKRSLHGTNHVAGEFDGYMAEYIWRRQNNVVITEKIRRFFSEISKSYPVEATA, from the coding sequence atggagaatggtttgattgCATCTAAGTGTGTATGTCCGGTGTGTGGTGAGAAtatgaaattgattgatttagGAAACAGAATCGATGGAAAGATCTGGCGTTGTAGAAAGAAAGGATTGAATCCACACCACATTAAACGTTCTGTACGAAAGGGTTCCTGGTTCGATAAAAGTCATTTGGATTTAGGAACAATTTTGTGCTTAACGTACATGTGGTTAAACCGAATGAGGCGTGAAAGTATTGTGAATGATTTAAATGTTTCACCAAGAACGGTGACTGATTGGATGAATTTTTGTCGAGGAGTATGTGAAGATGCTTGTTTGGCTTTTGACGGGAAAATAGGTGGCGTTGGAAAGATTGTGGAGATTGATGAGAGCAAATTTGGAAAGAGAAAGTATAATAGAGGAAAACGAGTGGAAGGGAAATGGGTGTTTGGAGGAATAGTTCGATACACAAATGACTGTTTTTTTGAAGTAGTGCCTGAAAGATCTACAGAGGTATTACTCGAAATTATAAAAAGGCGTATTCTTCTGGGAAGTACCATCATTTCAGACTGTTGGTCATCGTATAAGTGTCTTGAAAACGAAGGTTTTCAGCATTTAACGGTGAACCACAGTCTGACATTTAAAGACCCGGAAACAGGCGCTCACACCAACTCTATGGAGGGAACCTGGAGCGCAGTAAAAAGATCTTTACACGGGACAAACCATGTAGCCGGAGAATTTGACGGCTACATGGCAGAGTATATTTGGCGCCGACAGAACAACGTCGTCATAACAGAAAAAATACGCCGATTCTTTAGTGAAATATCCAAATCGTATCCTGTCGAGGCAACTGCTTAA